GAACGGCGCGATCGGCAGCCTGCAGGCGGGCTGGTGCGTGCCCGACACCGAAGGCTGGCGGGTGGAGATATGGGGCGATCGCGGCCGGCTGCTGCTGGTCGACAACAGCTTCGGCAACCTGCTGTCGGCGAAGCTCTATGCCGGCGACGGCCGCCTGCTCACCTATGGCGAGAGGACCTGCGCCGAGGTGGATATCGACCCCGCCTTCTACGCGGTGCCGGGCACCACGACCGCCGAGACCGGCCCCCGCCCCTTCGTGGCAATGGACTGGATGTTCGCCAACATGGTGCAGGCGATCCGATCGGGCGGCGAGGGGTCTCCGAGCTTCACCGAAGCCGCGGCGGTCCACCGCGTGGTCGAGGCGGTCGAGCAGGCCAGCGCGGAGCGGCGCTGGCTGCGGATGGACGAACTGGTGTGAGAAGGTTCGAACCGGAATAGCCGCAACGCCGCTCAGCCGGGATGCGCGCCGCCGCCGGCCACTTCCAGCCCCCGGCCGGTGATCATCGCCGCCTCGTCGCTGGACAGGAACAGCACCGCCGCCGCGATCTCGGACGGCTGGACGCAGCGGTGGATCATCTGGTGGTGGCTGGCCACCTCGGCCTGCTGCTCCAGCGTGAACATCGACGCGATCTGCGGCGTGGCGGTGAGGCCGGGCAACACGCTGTTCACCCGGATATTGTCCTGCGCATAGGCGCAGCTGGCATATTGGCTGAGGTGGATAACCCCCGCCTTGGCCGCCGAATAGGAGGCCGGCGCCGATGGCGTGAAGATGCGGCCCGACATCGAGGCGGTGTTGACGATGGTGCCGCCGCCATTCGCCTTCATCACCGGAATCTCATGTTTCATCGCCAGGAAGGTGCTGGTCAGCGAGATCGTTACCGTCCAGTTCCAGTCGTCGAGGCTCAGTTCCTCCAGCGAACCGAGCTTCGCCGCGCCGACATTGTTGAAGGCGTGGCGCACCGGGCCATGCGCCGCGCAGGCGGCGTCGATCATCGCCCTGACCGATGCCTCGTCGGTGGCGTCGGTCTGGACGAAGCGGGCGTTGCCGCCATCCGCGACGATCGCGTCGCACACCGCCTGCCCCCCGGCAGCGTCAATATCGGCGAGAGTGACCAGCCCGCCCTCGGCAGCGAAGGCGCGCGCGGCCGCCTCGCCGATGCCGGAACCAGCGCCGGTCACGATCACCGAACGGCCCTCGAAACGGCGGCTGCTGCTCATGCCTTGTCTCCTGTCGGAAGCGCCGTCAGCGCGGCGATGCTGTCTTCGGCCTGATCGGCCCAGAACGGGTTCCAGCTGGCGAAATGCTGGGGCAGCGCGGGCGGCAGCGGATGCGCGGCCCAGCCGGTGAAGGGCGCCGAGGGGCGCTCCTCCCAATCGGCCGCATACCAGTGCTTTTCCTGGCGGCGCACGAAATACCATGTGCCGTCGCGGCGTTCATAGGTGTCGAAATAGGCGATCGCCATCACGATCCACTGGCCGTCGGCCTCATGCTCGG
The sequence above is drawn from the Rhizorhabdus dicambivorans genome and encodes:
- a CDS encoding SDR family NAD(P)-dependent oxidoreductase; translation: MSSSRRFEGRSVIVTGAGSGIGEAAARAFAAEGGLVTLADIDAAGGQAVCDAIVADGGNARFVQTDATDEASVRAMIDAACAAHGPVRHAFNNVGAAKLGSLEELSLDDWNWTVTISLTSTFLAMKHEIPVMKANGGGTIVNTASMSGRIFTPSAPASYSAAKAGVIHLSQYASCAYAQDNIRVNSVLPGLTATPQIASMFTLEQQAEVASHHQMIHRCVQPSEIAAAVLFLSSDEAAMITGRGLEVAGGGAHPG
- a CDS encoding nuclear transport factor 2 family protein, whose translation is MSGIEQRIDRLESLAAIQQLPIRYALAIDGRDLDAWVELFIPDVNCGKRGSGRDVLRSIIEPSVRTFYRSIHQLCGHHVEFDDADHAHGTVYCRAEHEADGQWIVMAIAYFDTYERRDGTWYFVRRQEKHWYAADWEERPSAPFTGWAAHPLPPALPQHFASWNPFWADQAEDSIAALTALPTGDKA